In bacterium (Candidatus Blackallbacteria) CG13_big_fil_rev_8_21_14_2_50_49_14, the following proteins share a genomic window:
- a CDS encoding D-glycero-beta-D-manno-heptose-1,7-bisphosphate 7-phosphatase, with protein MTSSPRPAVFLDRDGTINQEVGYIRELEKLVLIPGAAEAIRGLNQMGIPVVLVTNQSGVARGYYPEDWLGKLHQRLAELLAVEGAHLDGVYYCPHLPEGNVAEYSYACDCRKPEPGMLEQAARDLNLDLAHSFMVGDKATDIDVGVRVGAQTVLLRSGYGEQVLRGEYQHRPDPDYVFSSLNEAYQTVMKAFFEKLLN; from the coding sequence ATGACTTCTTCACCCAGACCTGCTGTTTTTTTGGATCGTGATGGAACGATTAATCAGGAGGTGGGCTATATTCGTGAACTTGAAAAATTGGTTTTAATTCCAGGCGCTGCTGAAGCTATTCGAGGTTTAAATCAGATGGGAATTCCTGTTGTCTTGGTCACCAACCAGTCGGGTGTGGCGCGGGGGTATTACCCTGAAGATTGGTTGGGAAAACTTCACCAACGTCTGGCTGAGCTTTTAGCGGTCGAAGGGGCTCATTTGGATGGCGTTTATTATTGTCCCCATTTGCCAGAGGGCAATGTGGCTGAATACAGTTATGCCTGTGATTGTCGTAAACCCGAGCCCGGCATGCTTGAGCAGGCGGCTCGGGACTTGAACCTCGATCTCGCTCACTCATTCATGGTGGGTGACAAGGCCACGGATATTGATGTGGGGGTTCGGGTGGGGGCCCAAACGGTTCTTTTGCGTTCAGGCTATGGAGAACAGGTTTTACGGGGTGAGTACCAGCATCGGCCAGATCCTGATTACGTCTTCAGCAGCCTGAATGAAGCCTATCAGACCGTGATGAAAGCTTTTTTTGAAAAACTTTTAAATTAA